A single region of the Salvia miltiorrhiza cultivar Shanhuang (shh) chromosome 8, IMPLAD_Smil_shh, whole genome shotgun sequence genome encodes:
- the LOC130998829 gene encoding GTP cyclohydrolase 1-like, which produces MGAIDAVNIGGCVELGFEEEPEILAIEEAVRVLLQVLCDDSNREGVRKTPLRVAKALREGTRGYKEKVKDIVNGALFPEVGLENRVGHAGGTGGLVIVRDLDLFSYCESCLLPFQIKCHVGYIPSGHRVVGLSKLSRVAEVFAKRLQDPQRLANEICEALQHGFGPTGVAVVLQCSHINFPNSESALSDPNHKGWVKMLVKSGTGVFDDDMTDVWTDFLSLLRFRGISVEDALPGGSDKKSWCPSHAFSKTGALDSAMLRSVASILCSLGEDPLRKELQETPARFVKWLMSFKDSHFDLKLNGYIQNKRPDFSYNDEHLLSELNLSFWSQCEHHLLPFHGVVHVGYYNSNELSPVRRSLLQSIVHFYGFKLQVQERLTRQIAETVSSFLGEDVMVVVEASHTCMMSQPEIP; this is translated from the exons ATGGGCGCTATAGATGCAGTGAATATTGGGGGCTGTGTTGAGCTAGGGTTTGAGGAAGAGCCTGAGATTTTGGCAATTGAAGAAGCTGTGAGAGTTTTGTTGCAGGTTTTGTGTGATGATTCCAATCGTGAAGGTGTGAGGAAAACTCCTTTGCGCGTGGCGAAGGCTCTCAGAGAAGGGACTCGAG GTTATAAGGAAAAGGTGAAGGACATTGTCAATGGCGCGTTATTTCCTGAAGTCGGGTTGGAGAATAGGGTCGGTCATGCTGGTGGAACGGGTGGGCTTGTAATAGTTCGAGATCTTGATCTCTTCTCATATTGTGAGTCTTGCTTGCTTCCATTCCAGATCAAGTGTCATGTAGGCTATATTCCATCTGGTCATAGAGTCGTAGGCCTAAGCAAGCTGTCTCGAGTTGCTGAAGTTTTTGCCAAACGTCTTCAAGATCCGCAGCGATTAGCTAACGAGATTTGCGAGGCATTGCAACATGGGTTCGGACCAACAGGGGTTGCTGTTGTCCTCCAATGTTCCCACATCAATTTTCCCAATTCGGAGTCAGCCCTCTCCGATCCAAACCACAAGGGGTGGGTGAAAATGTTGGTTAAGTCGGGCACGGGAGTCTTTGATGATGATATGACGGATGTTTGGACTGATTTCCTCAGTCTTTTGAGATTCCGAGGGATAAGTGTTGAGGATGCTCTTCCCGGTGGCTCAGACAAGAAATCATGGTGCCCGTCTCATGCTTTTTCCAAGACGGGGGCACTTGATTCAGCAATGCTTCGTTCAGTAGCTTCGATTCTTTGCTCACTGGGCGAGGACCCTTTGAGGAAAGAACTTCAAGAAACTCCTGCTCGCTTTGTCAAGTGGTTGATGAGCTTCAAAGATTCTCATTTCGACTTGAAACTGAATGGATACATCCAAAACAAGAGGCCGGATTTCAGCTACAACGACGAGCACCTCCTTTCTGAGCTGAATCTCTCATTCTGGTCACAATGTGAGCACCATCTGCTTCCCTTCCACGGCGTAGTACACGTAGGTTACTACAACTCGAACGAGCTCAGTCCTGTCCGGAGATCTCTCCTGCAGTCGATAGTACATTTCTACGGCTTCAAGCTTCAGGTACAGGAGAGGCTAACCAGGCAGATAGCAGAGACAGTTTCTTCATTCTTGGGGGAAGATGTAATGGTAGTCGTCGAAGCTAGTCATACTTGTAtgatgtcgcagcccgaaatcccg
- the LOC130999536 gene encoding nicotine N-demethylase CYP82E3-like translates to MDFLSHLLPLSGVVIIALIVLYNHRRRSINTDTNTNKGNFAPEPSGAWPIIGHLHLLGEKIPISRILGAMADKLGPVFTLRLGVHRAVVVSSREAVKDCFTTNDRVLAKRPSSTAGIYLGYNHAGFGFAHGPYWREVRKLVLAEVLTPRRLDSLRPVREAELAASLGELHELVRGSDDDQEREVAISERLERLTLDTIMMMLAGKRCAERGGGDAAAEEEAKSLRHIIKQFMYISGQFVVSDSIPFPPLRWLDLQGHIKSMKRIADELSEICEGWIGEHVERRRIDDGGLGIERDFIDVMLSAIDDKFMRFGHTRETIIKATLLNLILAGSDTTSTHMTWILSLLLNNTRAMQQTQAEIDDKVGKDRWVQESDIKNLVYLQAVVKEALRLFPPGPLAVPHEAMEDCRVAGYHVARGTRILVNVWKLHRDPRVWEEPDEFVPERFLTRHADVDFTGHHHEFIPFGSGRRSCPGITFATQVTHLTMARLIQGFEFRTPLDEPVDMTEGLGITLPKATPLRVLVAPRLAPFMYQK, encoded by the exons atGGACTTTCTCTCACATCTCCTACCTCTCTCCGGTGTTGTAATTATAGCTTTAATCGTGCTATACAACCACCGGAGAAGAAGCATCAACACCGACACCAACACCAACAAGGGCAATTTCGCGCCAGAACCATCTGGCGCGTGGCCTATAATAGGCCACCTCCACCTCTTAGGCGAAAAAATCCCAATTTCAAGAATCCTAGGCGCTATGGCCGACAAACTCGGCCCCGTTTTCACCCTACGCCTCGGCGTGCACCGAGCCGTAGTGGTGAGCAGTCGTGAAGCAGTCAAAGACTGCTTCACGACCAACGACAGAGTCTTGGCCAAGAGGCCGAGCTCCACCGCGGGCATCTACCTCGGCTACAACCACGCCGGCTTCGGCTTCGCCCACGGGCCCTACTGGCGCGAGGTGCGGAAGCTGGTGCTCGCGGAGGTGCTCACGCCCCGCCGCCTCGACTCCCTGAGGCCCGTCCGCGAGGCCGAGCTCGCGGCGAGCCTCGGGGAGCTGCACGAGCTAGTGAGGGGGAGCGATGATGATCAGGAGAGGGAAGTGGCGATCAGCGAGCGGCTCGAGCGGCTCACCCTCGACACGATCATGATGATGCTCGCCGGGAAGCGGTGCGCGGAGAGGGGCGGCGGGgacgcggcggcggaggaggaggcgAAGTCGTTGAGGCATATCATCAAACAGTTCATGTACATATCGGGGCAGTTCGTGGTCTCCGATTCGATCCCGTTTCCGCCGCTGAGATGGCTGGATTTGCAGGGGCATATCAAGTCGATGAAGAGGATTGCAGACGAATTGAGCGAGATTTGCGAAGGGTGGATTGGAGAGCATGTGGAGAGGAGAAGGATTGATGATGGCGGGTTAGGGATTGAGCGAGATTTCATTGATGTGATGCTTTCCGCCATTGATGATAAATTCATGCGTTTTGGGCACACGCGAGAAACTATTATTAAGGCGACTCTATTg AATCTCATCTTAGCAGGCTCGGACACAACATCAACTCACATGACATGGATCTTATCCCTACTTCTAAACAACACTCGAGCAATGCAACAAACCCAAGCAGAAATCGATGACAAAGTTGGCAAAGATCGATGGGTGCAAGAATCCGACATCAAGAACTTAGTCTACCTCCAAGCCGTAGTTAAAGAGGCCCTCCGCCTATTCCCGCCCGGGCCGCTGGCCGTGCCACACGAGGCCATGGAAGACTGTCGTGTGGCCGGCTACCACGTGGCGAGAGGGACGCGGATATTGGTCAACGTGTGGAAACTCCACCGCGACCCTAGGGTTTGGGAGGAACCGGATGAGTTTGTGCCCGAGAGATTTCTGACTAGACATGCTGACGTGGACTTCACCGGGCATCATCACGAGTTCATTCCGTTTGGCTCGGGCAGGAGATCGTGCCCCGGGATCACATTCGCCACGCAGGTTACACATCTGACGATGGCTCGTCTGATCCAGGGTTTTGAGTTCAGAACCCCGCTCGACGAGCCCGTCGACATGACCGAGGGCCTCGGCATCACGCTGCCGAAGGCCACCCCGCTAAGAGTCCTAGTGGCGCCTCGGCTAGCGCCTTTTATGTACCAAAAGTAA